Proteins encoded together in one Anopheles darlingi chromosome 3, idAnoDarlMG_H_01, whole genome shotgun sequence window:
- the LOC125955936 gene encoding fasciclin-3-like, with protein sequence MWQHLHLYIAACTIYGLLTPAVGQTPHIETVPAAKTYYRAREKNVDLLCRSDKPIERCLVRIPGFPDAPEADGYDVSVGLPNGVSYFGGSLARGECGVRLASIRPERIGKFVCVLEIGGQRHEATIEYAIQIEPQPSVLKISKQTAFIDGGIRANQLVKARCVSRRGLPAANLTWSLDNGPLDAALIQPLETSEELVDGQPLQTVQQEVHIYVTPQDNGKTLVCETQHMALGKKSQRIILPLNVKFPPEAIPHIRIAELPESGSATVNITIHANPQPTTRWRVNGRLLNEGETVDMYQAFIPRQTGPSEYAVLLKNNDCTLERASLFTLEASNALGTQTYVIRALKVDDEGESSLQDNSVVDDNSGGGSAFWLISVWTFFCSVIATRLL encoded by the exons GCCTGCTGACGCCCGCCGTCGGCCAAACACCGCACATCGAGACCGTACCAGCGGCGAAGACGTACTACAGAGCGAGGGAAAAGAACGTGGATCTGCTGTGCCGGTCCGATAAGCCGATCGAACGCTGCCTGGTCCGGATACCCGGTTTCCCCGATGCACCAGAGGCCGACGGTTACGACGTATCGGTTGGGCTACCGAATGGCGTTAGCTACTTTGGCGGTAGTCTAGCGCGCGGCGAGTGTGGCGTCCGTTTGGCCTCAATACGGCCCGAACGCATCGGCAAGTTTGTCTGTGTGCTCGAGATCGGTGGCCAGCGGCACGAGGCCACGATCGAGTACGCTATCCAGATCGAACCACAACCCTCGGTACTGAAGATCTCCAAGCAGACGGCCTTCATCGATGGCGGTATCCGGGCGAACCAGCTCGTGAAAGCCCGGTGTGTATCACGCCGGGGTTTACCGGCCGCCAATCTCACCTGGTCCCTGGACAACGGTCCCCTCGATGCGGCACTCATTCAACCGCTCGAAACCAGCGAAGAACTCGTGGATGGACAGCCACTGCAGACGGTCCAACAGGAGGTGCACATCTACGTAACACCGCAAGATAACGGCAAGACGCTCGTCTGCGAGACACAGCACATGGCACTGGGCAAGAAGAGCCAGCGCATCATCCTGCCACTGAATGTAAAAT TTCCACCGGAGGCCATTCCACACATTCGCATCGCTGAGCTGCCAGAGTCCGGTAGCGCCACGGTGAACATAACGATCCATGCCAATCCGCAGCCCACGACCCGGTGGAGGGTGAATGGACGTTTGCTGAACGAGGGCGAAACGGTCGACATGTACCAGGCGTTTATCCCGCGGCAAACG GGTCCCAGCGAGTATGCGGTGCTGCTGAAGAACAACGACTGTACCCTGGAGCGAGCTTCCCTTTTCACGCTCGAAGCCTCGAACGCGCTCGGCACCCAAACCTACGTCATCCGGGCACTGAAGGTGGACGATGAGGGCGAGTCGTCGCTGCAGGACAACAGCGTGGTGGATGATAACAGCGGCGGCGGGTCCGCCTTCTGGCTGATCAGCGTGTGgaccttcttctgctctgtGATAGCGACACGTCTGttgtga
- the LOC125955939 gene encoding fasciclin-3-like isoform X3 yields the protein MCSKQVQNGVIWAIVGATLLACGAAAIQVVTEPAGKVTVAEGQRNVNLLCLVEEPIDFCIVKLPGAPAPFAASDKLPAPVEGIKFYGLGWSKGSCGITIDTIKASHDGAFECTVSVRGQTYKGTIDINVSAVAPEPPKIELASNVDAPNGEFEFGKKVVLKCTSREGWPAAKLSWYLDGVRLTDDVGGEFVETANRRASVQQIYRRAIAVEDHKKQLTCRAEHPAYEGGFQETSLPIKLKKVYTNDKQEVKKEAFTAPVKPRAPQIIVSSEVAERDGAFKAGSNLVVQCISKDGNPPAGFLWFLNDQLIYEGLSAPYVSRNFRGNTVQQTLTYPLKAADNGKTLICKARHPEGSEETRLPIRTF from the exons ATGTGCAGCAAGCAAGTGCAAAATGGTGTAATCTGGGCGATCGTAGGCGCCACATTGTTGGCGTGTGGCGCGGCAGCGATACAGGTCGTAACGGAACCGGCCGGCAAGGTGACCGTCGCTGAGGGACAGCGAAATGTGAATCTACTCTGCCTGGTGGAGGAACCGATCGACTTCTGCAT TGTGAAGCTACCGGGAGCTCCGGCACCGTTTGCGGCTAGCGATAAACTTCCGGCACCGGTCGAGGGCATCAAGTTCTATGGACTGGGCTGGAGCAAGGGATCCTGTGGGATCACGATCGACACGATCAAGGCATCGCACGATGGCGCGTTCGAGtgtacggtttcggttcgtgGCCAGACCTACAAGGGCACGATCGACATCAACGTATCAG CAGTTGCCCCGGAACCACCGAAGATCGAGCTGGCTAGCAATGTGGACGCACCGAACGGGGAGTTCGAGTTCGGTAAGAAGGTGGTGCTGAAGTGTACGTCGCGGGAGGGATGGCCAGCGGCCAAGCTGTCCTGGTATCTGGATGGTGTCCGATTGACTGACGATGTCGGTGGTGAGTTTGTGGAGACGGCCAATCGGCGGGCGAGCGTACAGCAGATCTACCGGCGTGCGATCGCCGTCGAGGATCACAAGAAGCAGCTGACGTGCCGGGCTGAGCATCCGGCATACGAGGGTGGCTTCCAGGAGACGAGCCTTCCGATTAAACTGAAGAAAG TGTACACCAACGACAAGCaggaggtgaagaaggaagCGTTTACGGCCCCGGTGAAACCACGGGCACCGCAGATCATCGTGTCCAGTGAGGTTGCCGAGCGAGATGGAGCGTTCAAGGCGGGCAGCAATCTGGTGGTGCAGTGCATCTCGAAGGATGGCAATCCACCGGCCGGATTCCTGTGGTTCCTTA ACGATCAGTTGATCTACGAGGGCCTTTCGGCACCGTACGTGAGCCGTAACTTCCGGGGCAATACGGTCCAGCAGACGCTCACCTATCCGCTGAAGGCTGCCGACAACGGCAAGACGCTCATCTGTAAGGCCCGCCATCCGGAAGGCAGTGAAGAGACGCGGCTTCCGATCCGCACGTTTTAG
- the LOC125955939 gene encoding fasciclin-3-like isoform X4 — translation MCSKQVQNGVIWAIVGATLLACGAAAIQVVTEPAGKVTVAEGQRNVNLLCLVEEPIDFCIVKLPGAPAPFAASDKLPAPVEGIKFYGLGWSKGSCGITIDTIKASHDGAFECTVSVRGQTYKGTIDINVSVAPEPPKIELASNVDAPNGEFEFGKKVVLKCTSREGWPAAKLSWYLDGVRLTDDVGGEFVETANRRASVQQIYRRAIAVEDHKKQLTCRAEHPAYEGGFQETSLPIKLKKVYTNDKQEVKKEAFTAPVKPRAPQIIVSSEVAERDGAFKAGSNLVVQCISKDGNPPAGFLWFLNDQLIYEGLSAPYVSRNFRGNTVQQTLTYPLKAADNGKTLICKARHPEGSEETRLPIRTF, via the exons ATGTGCAGCAAGCAAGTGCAAAATGGTGTAATCTGGGCGATCGTAGGCGCCACATTGTTGGCGTGTGGCGCGGCAGCGATACAGGTCGTAACGGAACCGGCCGGCAAGGTGACCGTCGCTGAGGGACAGCGAAATGTGAATCTACTCTGCCTGGTGGAGGAACCGATCGACTTCTGCAT TGTGAAGCTACCGGGAGCTCCGGCACCGTTTGCGGCTAGCGATAAACTTCCGGCACCGGTCGAGGGCATCAAGTTCTATGGACTGGGCTGGAGCAAGGGATCCTGTGGGATCACGATCGACACGATCAAGGCATCGCACGATGGCGCGTTCGAGtgtacggtttcggttcgtgGCCAGACCTACAAGGGCACGATCGACATCAACGTATCAG TTGCCCCGGAACCACCGAAGATCGAGCTGGCTAGCAATGTGGACGCACCGAACGGGGAGTTCGAGTTCGGTAAGAAGGTGGTGCTGAAGTGTACGTCGCGGGAGGGATGGCCAGCGGCCAAGCTGTCCTGGTATCTGGATGGTGTCCGATTGACTGACGATGTCGGTGGTGAGTTTGTGGAGACGGCCAATCGGCGGGCGAGCGTACAGCAGATCTACCGGCGTGCGATCGCCGTCGAGGATCACAAGAAGCAGCTGACGTGCCGGGCTGAGCATCCGGCATACGAGGGTGGCTTCCAGGAGACGAGCCTTCCGATTAAACTGAAGAAAG TGTACACCAACGACAAGCaggaggtgaagaaggaagCGTTTACGGCCCCGGTGAAACCACGGGCACCGCAGATCATCGTGTCCAGTGAGGTTGCCGAGCGAGATGGAGCGTTCAAGGCGGGCAGCAATCTGGTGGTGCAGTGCATCTCGAAGGATGGCAATCCACCGGCCGGATTCCTGTGGTTCCTTA ACGATCAGTTGATCTACGAGGGCCTTTCGGCACCGTACGTGAGCCGTAACTTCCGGGGCAATACGGTCCAGCAGACGCTCACCTATCCGCTGAAGGCTGCCGACAACGGCAAGACGCTCATCTGTAAGGCCCGCCATCCGGAAGGCAGTGAAGAGACGCGGCTTCCGATCCGCACGTTTTAG
- the LOC125955939 gene encoding fasciclin-3-like isoform X1 yields MCSKQVQNGVIWAIVGATLLACGAAAIQVVTEPAGKVTVAEGQRNVNLLCLVEEPIDFCIVKLPGAPAPFAASDKLPAPVEGIKFYGLGWSKGSCGITIDTIKASHDGAFECTVSVRGQTYKGTIDINVSGEAVAPEPPKIELASNVDAPNGEFEFGKKVVLKCTSREGWPAAKLSWYLDGVRLTDDVGGEFVETANRRASVQQIYRRAIAVEDHKKQLTCRAEHPAYEGGFQETSLPIKLKKVYTNDKQEVKKEAFTAPVKPRAPQIIVSSEVAERDGAFKAGSNLVVQCISKDGNPPAGFLWFLNDQLIYEGLSAPYVSRNFRGNTVQQTLTYPLKAADNGKTLICKARHPEGSEETRLPIRTF; encoded by the exons ATGTGCAGCAAGCAAGTGCAAAATGGTGTAATCTGGGCGATCGTAGGCGCCACATTGTTGGCGTGTGGCGCGGCAGCGATACAGGTCGTAACGGAACCGGCCGGCAAGGTGACCGTCGCTGAGGGACAGCGAAATGTGAATCTACTCTGCCTGGTGGAGGAACCGATCGACTTCTGCAT TGTGAAGCTACCGGGAGCTCCGGCACCGTTTGCGGCTAGCGATAAACTTCCGGCACCGGTCGAGGGCATCAAGTTCTATGGACTGGGCTGGAGCAAGGGATCCTGTGGGATCACGATCGACACGATCAAGGCATCGCACGATGGCGCGTTCGAGtgtacggtttcggttcgtgGCCAGACCTACAAGGGCACGATCGACATCAACGTATCAGGTGAAG CAGTTGCCCCGGAACCACCGAAGATCGAGCTGGCTAGCAATGTGGACGCACCGAACGGGGAGTTCGAGTTCGGTAAGAAGGTGGTGCTGAAGTGTACGTCGCGGGAGGGATGGCCAGCGGCCAAGCTGTCCTGGTATCTGGATGGTGTCCGATTGACTGACGATGTCGGTGGTGAGTTTGTGGAGACGGCCAATCGGCGGGCGAGCGTACAGCAGATCTACCGGCGTGCGATCGCCGTCGAGGATCACAAGAAGCAGCTGACGTGCCGGGCTGAGCATCCGGCATACGAGGGTGGCTTCCAGGAGACGAGCCTTCCGATTAAACTGAAGAAAG TGTACACCAACGACAAGCaggaggtgaagaaggaagCGTTTACGGCCCCGGTGAAACCACGGGCACCGCAGATCATCGTGTCCAGTGAGGTTGCCGAGCGAGATGGAGCGTTCAAGGCGGGCAGCAATCTGGTGGTGCAGTGCATCTCGAAGGATGGCAATCCACCGGCCGGATTCCTGTGGTTCCTTA ACGATCAGTTGATCTACGAGGGCCTTTCGGCACCGTACGTGAGCCGTAACTTCCGGGGCAATACGGTCCAGCAGACGCTCACCTATCCGCTGAAGGCTGCCGACAACGGCAAGACGCTCATCTGTAAGGCCCGCCATCCGGAAGGCAGTGAAGAGACGCGGCTTCCGATCCGCACGTTTTAG
- the LOC125955939 gene encoding fasciclin-3-like isoform X2 has protein sequence MCSKQVQNGVIWAIVGATLLACGAAAIQVVTEPAGKVTVAEGQRNVNLLCLVEEPIDFCIVKLPGAPAPFAASDKLPAPVEGIKFYGLGWSKGSCGITIDTIKASHDGAFECTVSVRGQTYKGTIDINVSGEVAPEPPKIELASNVDAPNGEFEFGKKVVLKCTSREGWPAAKLSWYLDGVRLTDDVGGEFVETANRRASVQQIYRRAIAVEDHKKQLTCRAEHPAYEGGFQETSLPIKLKKVYTNDKQEVKKEAFTAPVKPRAPQIIVSSEVAERDGAFKAGSNLVVQCISKDGNPPAGFLWFLNDQLIYEGLSAPYVSRNFRGNTVQQTLTYPLKAADNGKTLICKARHPEGSEETRLPIRTF, from the exons ATGTGCAGCAAGCAAGTGCAAAATGGTGTAATCTGGGCGATCGTAGGCGCCACATTGTTGGCGTGTGGCGCGGCAGCGATACAGGTCGTAACGGAACCGGCCGGCAAGGTGACCGTCGCTGAGGGACAGCGAAATGTGAATCTACTCTGCCTGGTGGAGGAACCGATCGACTTCTGCAT TGTGAAGCTACCGGGAGCTCCGGCACCGTTTGCGGCTAGCGATAAACTTCCGGCACCGGTCGAGGGCATCAAGTTCTATGGACTGGGCTGGAGCAAGGGATCCTGTGGGATCACGATCGACACGATCAAGGCATCGCACGATGGCGCGTTCGAGtgtacggtttcggttcgtgGCCAGACCTACAAGGGCACGATCGACATCAACGTATCAGGTGAAG TTGCCCCGGAACCACCGAAGATCGAGCTGGCTAGCAATGTGGACGCACCGAACGGGGAGTTCGAGTTCGGTAAGAAGGTGGTGCTGAAGTGTACGTCGCGGGAGGGATGGCCAGCGGCCAAGCTGTCCTGGTATCTGGATGGTGTCCGATTGACTGACGATGTCGGTGGTGAGTTTGTGGAGACGGCCAATCGGCGGGCGAGCGTACAGCAGATCTACCGGCGTGCGATCGCCGTCGAGGATCACAAGAAGCAGCTGACGTGCCGGGCTGAGCATCCGGCATACGAGGGTGGCTTCCAGGAGACGAGCCTTCCGATTAAACTGAAGAAAG TGTACACCAACGACAAGCaggaggtgaagaaggaagCGTTTACGGCCCCGGTGAAACCACGGGCACCGCAGATCATCGTGTCCAGTGAGGTTGCCGAGCGAGATGGAGCGTTCAAGGCGGGCAGCAATCTGGTGGTGCAGTGCATCTCGAAGGATGGCAATCCACCGGCCGGATTCCTGTGGTTCCTTA ACGATCAGTTGATCTACGAGGGCCTTTCGGCACCGTACGTGAGCCGTAACTTCCGGGGCAATACGGTCCAGCAGACGCTCACCTATCCGCTGAAGGCTGCCGACAACGGCAAGACGCTCATCTGTAAGGCCCGCCATCCGGAAGGCAGTGAAGAGACGCGGCTTCCGATCCGCACGTTTTAG